The genomic window AAGTTTTGCGATACCTGTCAGCTATATCGTCCTCCTCGTGCCTTTCACTGCTCAATCTGCAATAACTGTGTCCAAAGGTTTGATCATCACTGTCCTTGGGTTGGTCAGTGCATCGCCTTGGTAAGTCTTACTATTAATTCTCACTTCCTAGACAAAGAACTGAGTAAGATCTATGAGTTGATATGTTATCTACGGGCTTTTGTTTTGCAGCGTAACTATCCATTCTTCGTCTGTTTCTTATCATGTTCAACACTCCTCTGCATCTACGTTTTCGTCTTCTCATGGGTCAGCATGCTTAAAGTCCATGGGGAATTCTATGTTGTTCTCGCTGATGACTTAATATTAGGTGTTCTTGGTCTCTACTGCTTTGTTTCCGTTTGGTTTGTTGGTGGACTTACTGTCTTCCACTTCTACCTTATCTGCACCAACCAGGCAAGATTCTTTAGCTTTTAACGTAGTTTCCAAGTAGCTTTTACTGTTGGTCTGATTCTCTTGTTATGTTTTGCAGACGACTTGTGAGAATTTTCGGTACCATTACGACAAGAAGGAAAACCCTTACCGAAAGGGGATCTTAGAGAACTTCAAGGAGCTATTCTTTGCAAAAATTCCACCACCTTTGATCAATTTCAGAGATTGGTcgccagaagaagaagacgatgtgGAGGTTGGATCCATAGCCTCTGAGCTAGTCAGAGCCTTTGGTCCAAAAGACACGAAAATGAGCAGTGGAAAGTCTGATTCCGAAGCTAGAGAACGGTAACAACGGTGGCACGGCTGTCAAGAGATAAGTATGGATGAAGACGCCACAACGACTGCTTTGGTCTACCAAGAACCAGCGGAAAACAAGGAGAAGCTCGAGCGTGGAAGTGAGATCAAGATAGGCCAAAGTAAAGGACAAACAGGTGTAAAATCTACTTTTGTAATTCAAAGCCATGtagctctctttctctctttactcGTCAAGAtgagttttaaactttttccCATTAAGAATAGGAATTAGGAGAATTGGTGTACATAAATAATCGTTTCTTGCGTTACAGGTAATTCAATTTGGTGTTTATTATTGtctccatctttctttttaggGTTCATATAATGTATAGTGTTTCTTAGGTCTTACGGTAAGGggtttataagaaaagaagaaaaatttgccaatagagaaaacaaagagacagAGGGATGtgaagagatgatgatgattcgttgatatgtttaatattctatttctatatataaaaaagctCAAAATACTTTACCAATTGAGCAAAagctatatacatatataacaataatatcTCATCTTATTTTTGTGAGATCTTTAATCAaattgacttcttcttcttctttttttttgctgaaaGCATTCATAGAACaaactaattacaaaaataatcgAAGAAGTGAAGCATttataaaaggaaaagaagaaagaagatgaagaaaaacacaaatgatGGAAAAAATCTAGGTGTGAAGCACGTTTGATTGAGAGATGATTTGACTTGGCTTCACCAGCTCATTGTTGCATCATTCTATTtatctaataatatttatagatataGTTGGCCGACCAAtgaaataacaatatttttaagtaataaaaatctaagttaaacaagaaattattCCTTCTTAGTTCGAACAGACATCCTCCTATTAGCGTAATCACTTGTCCTAATTACATACATTGTCCCCATTATCTCATTTACTCCTGTCTGAATATTCGGTAATGAGAttggaataaaaaatatatttattaccaaaagaaaaaggaaagagaaaagagaaaaggggCAAAAGAGATCGCAATTTTGCAAAACAGCGAAAATAGTTCTTTGTGATTTTCGAGTGAGAGAGACGACAGCTTCCATTATCCCCTGTCTCTCTCCCTCTCGAACTACAAATCAAATTCGAGTGTTTTCATAttgttaatctttttcttcaaggaaagaagagattttgttttccgtTTCTGGGGGTTTTTCTTGATTCTGATCTCTGATctgatctcatcatcattgtcCGTGGATTCTCCGATGGGTTTCTGATTGTGGgttctttcaaatttcttcacttttggagcttttcttctctctgtcttttgttttccctcAGCTATGGCTTGGAATGAGACCAAACTCAAGAGGCTCTATCAAGTTTGGAGAGGAAGCAATGTAAGTCCTGACATTTTCCACTTTGCTTTCGTTTCTTTCACATTTTCATAACCTGGAGAAGATTTATCACATAGGTTTTGGTCATTAATGAAATCGCTCTTGGATTCCTTTGAGTCCAAGTCATAGCATTTCAGACTCTTGActctttattttggtaatgaaataagaaagaagcaaaccaGTTTTGTATCTAATTGTCACCTTCCGTTGACTCAGTTTAGCTCTTGTGTTTTAGATCATTTTAGACTCTTGACTCTTATTCATTCTCTTAGTAGTTGTAGTTGTTACTATCTTGAGTCTTGATTGTTCTTATATGGAAGTTTTCAGGCGATGGTCATTGGAAGCTATGGATTTAAAACTGACTTtgattttccatttttctttgaagaaatttcTATGTGGCGGGAGGCTAATATTTGGTCCTGATGCATCATCTCTATATCTATCAACCATCTTGATCCTTGGTCCTGCTGTAATGTTCTTTGTCAAAATGTACACTAAAATGGCTGATCCTCGTACCAAGAATCCAAATCTATGTATTCCAATTCTCTGTGTGTCTTGGATACTCACAATTTTGGTATGTCTTCTGCTTTCGaactttttttaaatgatttttttgtgtgtaaaaaGTGAACTAAAGTTTCAATAGTTTTCTTCAGGATATATTTTTCCTCTTAATGACATCTAGTAGAGATCCCGGGATTGTGCCAAGAAGTTTTAGGCCTCCGGAAACCGATGATGCACCGGATTCAACTACTCCATCGATGGAATGGGTTAGCGGTAGAACCCCTAATATAAGAATACCACGGGTCAAAGATGTAACTGTTAATGGACATACCGTAAAAGTGAAATTCTGTGACACTTGTTTGCTTTACCGTCCACCTAGAGCTTCTCATTGTTCCATATGCAACAACTGTGTCCAGAGATTTGATCATCACTGCCCTTGGGTTGGCCAGTGCATTGGAGTGGTAAGTTTACTCCATGACTCTTGCCATATATTCCCGGTTCTATGTTTTGAACTTGTTTGGATTCTTTTGCAGCGAAATTACCGGTTCTTCTTCATGTTCATATCAACATCAACCACTCTGTGCATATATGTGTTTGCCTTTTCTTGGTTGAACATATTTCAAAGACATATGGATGAAAAGATTAGCATCTGGAAAGCTATATCCAAAGATGTTCTATCGGATATTCTCATAGTTTACTGCTTCATTACTGTTTGGTTTGTTGGAGGACTCACAATATTTCATTCCTATCTCATCTGTACTAACCAGGTGATTAGAAAGATATATGCTTTCGTACATTTCAggtctttctttttctgttcgctctgttttgttttaatggtGAAAATCTGTTTTGTGCAGACGACTTATGAGAATTTCCGATACCGTTATGATAAGAAGGAGAATCCATACAACAAAGGAATTTTGGGGAACATATGGGAAATATTTCTGTCTAAGATTCCTCCATCAATGAACAAGTTTAGATCATTTGTCAAGGAAGAAgattatatgatgatgatggttgaAACTCCTACTTCAAATCTAGGTGAAAGTCTAGTTAGCTCGAAAGAGAAGATTGATATCGAAATGGGAGGAGGAAGGATTGTTGATGAGAGTGGAAAGAGCTACTCTCTACCTGAGATTCTCCGGAATCTAAACTATGAAGATCTTGAGGATGATTGTGAGGAAGATGACTTGAAGGCTAAggatcatcaccaccaccatcaccatcaacatcaacataaTGAGGGAATCATCCCTCCTTTTGACCCTTTTTTTACCAATGAGATTGGTAGTAACAAAGATgagagaaatggagaagaatCAGGAGGATCTTCAAGTGATGGTGAAAATACAGGGAAACGCGTTCGGGTCtcagatgaagatgaagagaaagttGAAGGGTATGAACGAAATTGGAGTACAGATAAAGGTATGAATATAAACGCAGGATCTGAAGATGGAGCAAGCTCTCCTGTATCCACTTCACCAATGCTTCGTAAATAGAGGTAATCAAGCTTTACCTCTGTGTTTCTCTAGTTGCTAAAGCAAGTTGCTTGCTTTTCAAGAAACCGTTCTCAGCCCTAAAGCTTtacctctttgtttttttttacttgctAGAGAAGGAAGGACTTGAAGCTGGAGAAATGGAGTTTGTGCTTTATCATTCTTTTAATTCTGTTTCATATAATTGTGGGaaaaaaaatccgaaaaaTAACAATCATCTTAGAAAATTGTGAGTTTGAGcactagatttttttatttttaaaattctccTTTTTagttgtatttatatataccaGAATGGTCTGGATATCACCAGCATCacatattttctctcttttttatttttccttttttgttataaaaaaagatttggacCACGAATTTGTAACGTATATACTGTTGTCGGAattatttttccttattttattggttgattttcatattttatttgtttctaatgatttatcaatcacatatttttctttcaaaaatgttCTGTTAAATAACGAAATCgcaaaaataaaacagtgATATTATCAAGAAGACAAtgcaaatcaagaaaaaccAATTAATTATCGCCACGTGTCTGGCTCCCACATCAGAATTCAGATTTTCACAAGATGAGatttttcacaaatataaaTCACCACACagcctcatcttcttcctctagcTGCTTTTGCTCTCTATCTCACTCTTTGCTTCTGCAACTCACAGTCAATGGCGGCTGAAATGGCGTTAGTGAAACCCATCTCCAAGTTCTCTTCCCCAAAGCTCTCAAACCCGAGCAAATTCCTCTCCGGCCGACGTTTCTCCACCGTGATCAGAATGTCAGCCTCTTCCTCACCGCCTCCTCCAACCACCGCCACCTCGAAGTCCAAGAAGGGAACGAAGAAAGAGATTCAAGAGTCGCTTCTTACTCCGAGGTTCTACACGACGGACTTCGAGGAAATGGAACAGCTTTTCAACACGGAGATCAACAAGAACCTTAACGAAGCAGAGTTCGAGGCTCTGCTTCAAGAGTTCAAGACCGATTACAACCAGACACATTTCGTGAGGAACAAGGAGTTTAAAGAAGCTGCAGACAAATTGCAAGGACCTCTCCGACAGATCTTCGTTGAGTTCCTTGAGCGGTCTTGTACTGCTGAGTTCTCTGGTTTCCTTCTCTACAAGGAGCTTGGTCGAAGACTCAAGGTGAgaatttaagaatatatatggCTTTAAGTAATAGTCAAGTCTCAATTGTTATGAGTTTTCAAGTGTGGTTGTTGGTTTGATGTTCCTTGTCTACGTTATGCTTGAAGCTATGCTCATTAGGTGGAAGTTAGAGCACATGTGagacttgttgttgtttctttggATCATTTTATTGGcttgattttgaatctttgatcTGATGGCATTGCAGAAAACAAACCCTGTTGTGGCTGAGATCTTCTCTCTTATGTCTAGAGATGAAGCAAGACATGCCGGGTAAGATCTCTTAACACTAAGGACCTCTCTTTTTAATCTAAGTGTTTCAATTTTGAtgataaactttttttggCAGGTTCTTGAACAAGGGATTGTCTGATTTCAACTTGGCTCTTGATTTGGGTTTCCTGACAAAGGCAAGGAAATACACTTTCTTCAAGCCAAAATTCATCTTCTACGCGACTTACTTATCCGAGAAAATCGGGTACTGGAGATACATCACAATCTACAGACACCTCAAGGAAAACCCTGAGTTCCAATGTTACCCAATCTTCAAGTACTTTGAGAACTGGTGTCAAGACGAGAACCGTCATGGtgatttcttctctgctttgaTGAAAGCTCAGCCTCAGTTCCTCAATGACTGGCAAGCCAAGCTCTGGTCTCGCTTCTTCTGCCTCTCGGTAATTAAACTAAACTCTCTTTAGTTCTCAATGTGTCTTGCACATTGGCCTAACCAGTAAGAGGATTGGCTTTACAGGTTTATGTGACAATGTACCTCAATGACTGCCAAAGAACTAATTTCTACGAGGGTATCGGGTTAAACACAAAGGAGTTCGATATGCATGTCATCATCGAGGTAAAGGAACTTGAAACAAGAAGATTAATATTAACCTGTGTTATGTTCctttttctgaaaatgttgAGATTTGTTTCAGACAAACCGAACCACGGCAAGAATATTCCCTGCGGTGCTGGATGTTGAGAACCCTGAGTTCAAGAGGAAACTGGATAGAATGGTTGTGAGCTATGAGAAGCTGCTGGCTATAGGAGAAACAGATGATGCTTCCTTCATCAAGACCCTCAAGAGGATTCCTTTGGTTACTTCTTTAGCCTCTGAGATCTTGGCTGCTTATCTCATGCCTCCTGTTGAGTCTGGCTCTGTTGATTTCGCCGAGTTTGAGCCTAATCTTGTCTATTAGTAGCTGCAATGTCAAGTCTTGAGTTTACGGCTGGTTCTTGATTTCTTGTAATTGAATGATCGAAACTGAGAAAcatcgtctttttttttttgcaataaaCTTTTACTGCATATATTTGATCATATTGCGCATTGGACTTACttaaatttcagattttattgAACTGGTTGATACAGTTGAGTTtgcaacataaaaaaaaaacacattacaAAATCTACGAAAATATCCCTGGAAACAATCCTACCCTCTGTGTCTTGTGTAAAGGAGATTTATCCAGAGAGGATTAAATATGAAAGCTGAGCTCATTCCTCATTCCTCACTCAGATTTGGCCTTAggtttctcttgttcttcgGTGAGAGGCTTAAACACAACTTTGAAGAACCAAACTGCAAGCAACGTAGCCTTCACAGGTCCAAGCCAATACACAAGTAAATGCTCTTTCGTTATATGTTCACCGCGTGCATAAGCCCATCCCATAACCTGCAAAGATTCACACAAAAgcaaacattcaaaacaaagaTCGCTATTTGCTGAAATCACAATCAcaagacttttttttggtacatACAGCTGCAGGGTTCATGCATCCACCGGTAAGATCAGAGCCAAGAATATGAAGAGTTAACTTAGCAAGACTACCGATCCAAGTCTTCATGAAGAAACTTCCCGGGATTTTTCTTGTTAGTCCCATTGAGAGCAGTACAATGAAGAATGTTAGTATCCCTTCTGTTAAAGCACCGTGGTGAATTGCTACATTTAGTTTAGGTCCTTTCCCAATCTCAGGGAATACGTGAATGATATGCTTAACCGCAAGAATTGATCCTATTACCTgaaataacacaaaaccagAGTTTCACAATAGTATCATCTTTGATTACACATTAGAGCAAAAGATCTTCAAGATGAAGTCTTTATAAAACAATAGAGCATATAACCAAAATGATCTGGTTTTCAAAGAAGAACCCATCAGCTAaattctccttttttttctctaatttgaCATTTTACAACATTACACAAACCCTGAGACCTCTCTCTAACGAAGAGTCAATTtcaattaaaccaaaaaaagtcaACGAAACAAACCTCGACGGGGATTCGAACGAAGACGGAGAAGATGAAACTGCTGAAGCCACCGGAGACTCCAGCAGCCAAAGCGGTCAAAGGATTATAAAGCCCGCCTTTGGTGGCTTGTTGAAGGTAGGCGAAGATGaacatggagatgatagagAAGAGATAACGAACGATCTCACCGGAAGGATCGGTCCGGCTAAATCCAAGAACTCCATGGACTAAAATGTTGACCAGAACTCCTGCCCATATCCACATGAACGACAATACCAGATCAGTCACTACTAAACCGATTCGTCCCATTTTTCGATTCCAACGATGAGAACCAATTtctcagaaagaaagaaattaaaagttagCGTTTTTATGATCTGAATTTAGGATAATTGAGGACCGTTGAAGAGAATCGAGATTATATGATTGGCTCTAAGCGGCTGGTGAATTTAGCATATAATTGACGCTAGAGACATTGTTTGAGTCTGAGTCAGCTTCCGACAATAAAGGTTTTGGCTTTGGTGTGTCGTGATGAGATTATAGATTCTCTTCGATTTTGGAACGAGCTTCGGCTATTAACCAATAGACATCAACTAAAGTGATACGTTATTACTGGATAAAGTATTTACTTTACACAGTTAACtaataattacaaataaattacTACAATTAGCCTTCTTAAgaattgtttacaaaaaagCCCTCCAATTTTAACCTGCGACGGAAGTTTCCCCTCAGGAAAAATATGACCTTTTGATCTTTACACGCTTGGCTTTGGGTTGTAacttttgtctctcttctaTCGTTTATGGTGTTTGAAGCTTCAGCATTGGGAATGGATCTTTCCTTTTGAAAATAAGTTGTGAATATACGGAAAAATGTGACTTGTTAGTGGAGAAGCAATGCGTTTAAAGTGTTCGACAGAATGCCTCAGTGAGTTAGAGTTTCAGTTacctctgtttttgattataGCTCTTAGTGATCTCAGATTGGAGACGTTATCAGTCTTGGctaaattgattaattattactttttccgattttttttgttctgaagaaaatatgtttgtttatgaGAGGAAAGCTCGGAGATGCTAAGAATAGAGAAAAATGGGTCATGCTTGTTTCTCTAAATTTGAAGGCTTTCATTGGTTTGAGGAGATGAACGGTTTCTTCTTTGAACGACATAATTAGTTAAGATGAATTGACAAGAAAAGATGAAATGTCGGAGAGAATTTTTTTGATCCCTTAACTCTTTTGGCCAttggtttttctctctctctgattcttTGTTAGGTTTCCATGATTGTTCATATCAGCTTTCACTCCGAAAATGTTGCATTCtaaaagaccaaaaaacattcttttttcttgtgattCAATGGCATAGAGACAGGAAGTCACAGAGTAAAGACCATTGCAGATTTCTTCATGCTGCGTTTGATTTAATGGTTTTAGGTTtacactttgttttttcttttgcacaGAGTTCATGGTTTTCTCTTGTGTATGTGTACATTGATAGGATTGTTGTTTAGACAAgaacaaatatgttttctgAGTTTATGTTCTAGGATATACATATAGGTATCTTAGAGAAaagttttattagtttaagaAGATGAGCAAGGAACAAAGCTGTGTTCTAAAGGCTTGGGAGGTGACCGTAAGAAAGACCCAACAAGCGAAGAAGCGTGCAAACAGCATTTTTGGGACGGTATCTGTAGCTCCACAGACAGATGATGATGCTACTACTACGACTGAGGAGAATGATGATGAGACCAGCACTAACAGAAGCAGCATAGGGGAATTGTACCATGCAGAGAGAATACTTCCTAATGGAGACTATTATACAGGGCAATGGTATGATAGTTTTCCTCACGGGCATGGGAAGTATCTTTGGACAGATGGTTGCATGTACATTGGTGACTGGTACAACGGGAAGACTATGGGAAGAGGGAAGTTCGGGTGGCCTTCTGGTGCCACATATGAAGGCGAATTCAAAAGTGGATACATGGATGGTGTTGGCCTTTACACAGGTCCTAGTGGAGATACTTATAAAGGTCAGTGGGTGATGAACCTGAAACATGGACATGGAATCAAGCGTTTCGCGAATGGAGATGTGTATGATGGTGAATGGAGGAGGGGTTTGCAAGAAGCCCAAGGAAAGTATCAGTGGAGAGATGGGAGCTATTACATGGGGGAATGGAAGAACGCTACGATCTGTGGCAAAGGTACTTTTATTTGGACGGATGGGAATAGATACGACGGATTTTGGGATGACGGTTTTCCTAGAGGAAACGGTACTTTCAAATGGGCTGATGGGAGTTTCTACGTTGGTCATTGGTCTAATGATCCGGAAGAGATGAACGGTACTTATTATCCATCAGGAGACGACGGGAGTCCTGAATGGGATCCTAAAGACGTGTTTACTAATCTGAGTGAGTACAAGATCTGCAGCGGAGAGAGAGTTCCTGTGTTGCCTTCACAGAAAAAGCTATCTGTTTGGAACTCTTCCAAACGTGTCGAGAAACCGAGGAGGATGTCTGTTGACGGGAGGGTAAGTGTGGGTGTAGATAGAGCGTTTGAGAAGATGAATATGTGGGGAACCGAAAGCGGAGAAGGTGCTGCTGATATTGATTCCACCACGAGGAGGGACTTGGATGCTGAAATGATGAGACTAGAGGCTGAAGGGTTCATTCAGAGCCTGAGACCGAGCCCTGCACCTATGAGATTGCCAAGGGCAGGGAGGAAGCAAGGCGAGACGATATCTAAAGGCCACCGGAATTACGAGCTTATGCTTAATCTACAGCTTGGAATCAGGTAAATATCCCAGTTTGCTGCCTCATTTATACAATTTGAAGTTTTGTTGATGTATAAGCGCTCATGTGAAATGTATTTGCTTACGCAGACATGCTGTTGGAAAACAAGCTCCGGTTGTGTCTCTTGATCTTAAGCATTCGGCTTTTGATCCAAAGGAGAAGGTATGGACAAGATTTCCACCAGAAGGAACCAAATACACACCTCCTCATCAATCTAGTGAATTCAAATGGAAAGACTATTGCCCATTAGTTTTTAGGTGAGATCAAATAACATTAGGCTTTACTTATTTCCCATCTGTACGTATTCTCACACACTGTTATGCTAATTTTATCTATCTTTAGGAGCTTGAGGAAGCTATTCAAGGTAGACCCAGCTGATTACATGTTATCGATCTGCGGGAATGATGCCCTTCGGGAGCTATCATCCCCTGGTAAGAGTGGAAGCTTTTTCTACTTGACAAATGATGATCGTTACATGATAAAGACAATGAAGAAGTCTGAAACTAAAgtgagtttgttttattttaaaatgacaAGATGAAAAATATGTAGCTGCTATTAACTTTATTCTGGAATTATATAATGCAGGTGCTTCTGAGGATGCTTGCAGCATATTACAACCATGTTCGAGCATTTGAGAACACTTTGGTCATTAGATTCTACGGTCTCCACTGTGTGAAGTTAACTGGACCAATCCAAAAGAAGGTAAGAATTAAGAACAATGCTAAACAGACAAAAAAACTGAGACTTggattttgattgaatatatCATCTCCTTTATTGCAAATTGCAGGTGCGGTTTGTCATTATGGGAAACCTATTTTGTTCTGAGTACTCCATCCACAGACGCTTTGATTTGAAAGGATCTTCTCTTGGCCGTACAACCGATAAACCTGAATCGGAAATCAATTCAAATACAATTTTGAAAGATCTTGATCTGAATTTCATTTTTAGACTACAGAAAGCTTGGTACCAAGAATTCATCAGGTTGGAGATTCATCAATCATTCTCTTTCCATTGACATTTTTCATTGTTATTTATTATGctgattgtgtttttgttcAGGCAAGTCGACAAAGACTGCGAGTTTCTAGAACAGGAGAGAATAATGGATTACAGTCTTCTGGTTGGGATTCATTTCAGAGAGGCATCAGTCGCTGGAGAGCTGATTCCTTCTGGAGCTCGCACACCTATTGGTTCGCTTTcctaacaaaaccaaatatcatATCTCTCCTTTGAAACCCGTGAAGCAAATGTATATGTTTCTTTCTCGCAACTGCAGGTGAATTTGAAGACGAATCAGCCCCTCGTCTCTCTAGAGCAGACGTGGATCAGCTTCTCTCTGATCCTACAAggtaaacacaaaacaaattaaactcAATCCTAGAAAGCAACTTTCTCGATTTCGGTTTTAAGAATAAATCTGTTGGCTGTTGCAGGTGGGCTAGTATCAGACTTGGAGGCAACATGCCGGCTCGAGCAGAGAGGACAATGAGGAGAAGCGACTGTGAGTTCCAGCTAGTTGGCGAACCGACAGGAGAGTACTATGAGGTTGTCATGATCTTTGGAATCATAGACATTCTTCAAGACTATGATATCAGCAAGAAACTAGAACACGCTTACAAGAGCATCCAGTACGATCCTACTTCAATCTCAGCCGTCGATCCGAGGCTGTACTCGAGACGTTTCCGTGATTTCATCTTCAAGGTCTTCACTGAGGATAATTGAAACAAGTCTCTTCTGTTTCTGGCTTTCACAGCTTTTCTTGTGGCTCAAGAAAAAAGGGCttaggtatatatatacactactacctttttcttttaagtttttaaatgtTCTGATTTTCTAATAAACTATGTAACAACAGTTGACATCTGTAGCagtgaatgttttttttttctctgtttatattgttttgttcaatCAATATTGACTCAGTACACAAATGATTTGGTCCAGATCAGTGTTAGATTCATATGAGAAAAGGACACAGctaaaaagaaatgagaacTAGTGGATAAACACACCATTATATGAATTAGTCACCTAGTTAAACGAGTTTTCACATTTCTCGTACAAGTACAACATCCTTTCACTTAATTCTTCGCAATTAATCTTGTAATCATCCATATTCTCCACTTGAAGATGCAAAGTGTAGAAGAGCCTCTCTCCTTGAGATCTTGATGATGAAACATCCACAAGAACAAACCCATCTTCTTCTATCCCACCCAACACATTTGATATCGAAAAGTTATGAATCTTGGACGATGAGACTTGGACCATCACTTCGTTGTCACCAAGCCTAGTGGCAGAAACCGTTGAGAGATAACTCGCGACCGCCTTTGGTTGCTGCTTATCGTAAAGCTCAAAGTCTCTTTGACCCGATACTCGTACCAaaatttcttccttcttttgtATTAGCCTCTTCACTTGCTGTTGCAGCTCTGGTATGTACTTTAAGCTCTTTGAAACCGTTTCAGGAATACTTAGCTTCTTCTGCaagaaagtaaagaaaaagaaataagggTTAACTCGGTGTTCTTCTTTAGAATTGTATAGCTGTATAGACGAGCTTATTAGAAACAGATGTAGATGACATATCAGAGTAGCTACTAGCGATCTTACCGATTGATCAGAAGCTGGAAGACATGAACGGAGAGATGAGAACAAAGTGTTGATCTTCTTGCGTCGGTCACGTTCACTAGCATTGTGATTAAGCTTCTTGACCACAACCGGATTGTTGTCTATCTCATTTCCTTCTGACGAAACAGATACTCCCAAGCTATTCTGATGATGAGTCACTTCATAAGTCTGTGGTACCGTCAATTCAAGAAATGTGCCGTTATTTAGGTTATCTCCGGCACCGTAATAGCTTTCGTATTGATTCGTTGACGGCCAACCGAAGTTTGTGAAAAATGAAGGGACTAATGCACACATTTTTTGCTTAATCAAGGACAAGGTtattgattctgtttttttcttgaagtTGTTTTGGTAGGAATATTATAGTCTCCTGATTATATATGCGGATGAAAgactaaagaaacaaatctctGTTGTTAAATATTGTTCaacaaactatataataagtGTTTTTATTCGTTGAGATTATATGATTGTGTTATACGACTTACATACTATAAAGAGAAATATTTAGGTCTCTATAGGGCATAGGTTGGCACGTGTCGAAGCCTATGTTCCACGCATGAACTAGGTTTAGTCACAAGCTCAGCATATTGTGTAAGAATCAAACATGTATATGACACGATAGTAAGATTATTGTTTACACATTGAAAGATGACTCATGCGAGTGAGAATGTTGAGAGCTCGTGGTAATCAGGTGGAAGATGCTTTGGGCGTCTTTACTTCC from Arabidopsis thaliana chromosome 3, partial sequence includes these protein-coding regions:
- the CRD1 gene encoding dicarboxylate diiron protein, putative (Crd1) (COPPER RESPONSE DEFECT 1 (CRD1); FUNCTIONS IN: magnesium-protoporphyrin IX monomethyl ester (oxidative) cyclase activity, DNA binding; INVOLVED IN: chlorophyll biosynthetic process, oxidation reduction, photosynthesis; LOCATED IN: chloroplast thylakoid membrane, chloroplast, chloroplast inner membrane, chloroplast envelope; EXPRESSED IN: 23 plant structures; EXPRESSED DURING: 14 growth stages; CONTAINS InterPro DOMAIN/s: Magnesium-protoporphyrin IX monomethyl ester aerobic oxidative cyclase (InterPro:IPR008434), Ferritin/ribonucleotide reductase-like (InterPro:IPR009078), Rubrerythrin (InterPro:IPR003251); Has 877 Blast hits to 876 proteins in 230 species: Archae - 0; Bacteria - 301; Metazoa - 0; Fungi - 0; Plants - 215; Viruses - 0; Other Eukaryotes - 361 (source: NCBI BLink).) — protein: MAAEMALVKPISKFSSPKLSNPSKFLSGRRFSTVIRMSASSSPPPPTTATSKSKKGTKKEIQESLLTPRFYTTDFEEMEQLFNTEINKNLNEAEFEALLQEFKTDYNQTHFVRNKEFKEAADKLQGPLRQIFVEFLERSCTAEFSGFLLYKELGRRLKKTNPVVAEIFSLMSRDEARHAGFLNKGLSDFNLALDLGFLTKARKYTFFKPKFIFYATYLSEKIGYWRYITIYRHLKENPEFQCYPIFKYFENWCQDENRHGDFFSALMKAQPQFLNDWQAKLWSRFFCLSVYVTMYLNDCQRTNFYEGIGLNTKEFDMHVIIETNRTTARIFPAVLDVENPEFKRKLDRMVVSYEKLLAIGETDDASFIKTLKRIPLVTSLASEILAAYLMPPVESGSVDFAEFEPNLVY
- the CRD1 gene encoding dicarboxylate diiron protein, putative (Crd1) (COPPER RESPONSE DEFECT 1 (CRD1); FUNCTIONS IN: magnesium-protoporphyrin IX monomethyl ester (oxidative) cyclase activity, DNA binding; INVOLVED IN: chlorophyll biosynthetic process, oxidation reduction, photosynthesis; LOCATED IN: chloroplast thylakoid membrane, chloroplast inner membrane; EXPRESSED IN: 23 plant structures; EXPRESSED DURING: 13 growth stages; CONTAINS InterPro DOMAIN/s: Magnesium-protoporphyrin IX monomethyl ester aerobic oxidative cyclase (InterPro:IPR008434), Ferritin/ribonucleotide reductase-like (InterPro:IPR009078), Rubrerythrin (InterPro:IPR003251).), with amino-acid sequence MEQLFNTEINKNLNEAEFEALLQEFKTDYNQTHFVRNKEFKEAADKLQGPLRQIFVEFLERSCTAEFSGFLLYKELGRRLKKTNPVVAEIFSLMSRDEARHAGFLNKGLSDFNLALDLGFLTKARKYTFFKPKFIFYATYLSEKIGYWRYITIYRHLKENPEFQCYPIFKYFENWCQDENRHGDFFSALMKAQPQFLNDWQAKLWSRFFCLSVYVTMYLNDCQRTNFYEGIGLNTKEFDMHVIIETNRTTARIFPAVLDVENPEFKRKLDRMVVSYEKLLAIGETDDASFIKTLKRIPLVTSLASEILAAYLMPPVESGSVDFAEFEPNLVY